The nucleotide window ACCTCCTTGCCGGTTCCACTCTCACCCGATATTAGCACTACCGAGTCTGTGGAGGCCACGTCCTCGACGAGTTCGAACAACTTCAGCATGGCTGACGACTGGCCGATAATCGGTCCGTAACTGCCGCATACTCTTATCTGATGCTTGAGTAGTTTATGCTCGCGCCGCATGAGTTCGTTCCTAAAAATTTGCTTGACGAGTGTCCCTATCTTCAGCGGGTCGAACGGCTTGACCACGTAGTCAATGGCGCCGAGCTTCATTGCTTGGACAGCAGAATCGACAGAGCCATAGGCGGTCATCATAACCACGGTAGTGTCGGGATCGTTTTCCTTTACTCGCTTCAGCATCTCCAGACCGTCTATACCGGGCATCTTGACGTCCACCATCAGCAAATCGAACGACTGCGCCTTCAATATCTCCAACGCCGACTCGCCGCTCTCGGCTGCCTCCACCCGGTATCCATCGCGCCTTAGCAAATCTCCCAGCGAGATACGGATGGAAAGCTCGTCGTCCACAACAAGTATTCTGAATTTTTTCTGCATCGCTACCTCTTTAGTCAGCTATCCGGGGTTTAACGGCAAGGCCATCATCCTGACTTAATGGGCAGGCTAATGGTAAAGACGGTACCCTCGCCCTCTTTACTATCTACCTTTAAGATTCCGCCATGCTTGCTTACTATAGCATAGCTTACACTCAGACCGAGACCAGTTCCCTTTCCAACAGATTTGGTCGTAAAGAACGGTTCGAATATCATTTCAAGATGGTCTTCCTTAATACCGCAGCCCGTATCCTCAATTGAGATCAGCACCTTTCCATTTTTCTCCGAGGTAGAAATTGACAGTATGCCACCCTCGGGCATGGCTTCGCAGGCGTTAAGAGAAAGATTGACAAATACCTGCTGCAATTGATTGGCATCTCCATTTACTTTGGACAGACCCTCGGCGAATTTCTCCTTGATGGTTATATCCTTGAACTCTTTCTGGTTGCGCAGAAGTTTTAACCATTGCTGAATCATCTCGTTTACATCTAAGGGCTTCATCTCCAAGGAGGACTCACGGGCAAAATTCAGCAATCCCATGACGATTTCACGCATTCGGGAGGTCTCGTTGTACATGATTTCGAGATATTCCTTTCCCTTATCGCTGAGACCTTTCTCGCTCTTCAGCAGGTGTTCGAAGGTCAGTAATCCGGTCAGCGGGTTGTTGATCTCATGGGCGATACCCGCCGCCATTCGGCCTATTGATGCCATTTTCTTGCTCTCCCCAATCTGTCGACGAGTTATCTGCTCAAGAGTCTCCTCTCTTTGTGCCACGGCGTCGGCCATTTGATCAATCGCCAAGCAGAGCATGCCCATTTCGCCGGGAGGCCGTATATTTACCCTGGCCGATAGGTCGCCTACCACAATCTTGCCGGACATCTTAATGATCCGCCCGATGGGACGTAGGATGGTTCTGGTCGCAAGTGCCAGCAGTACTAAGCTGATTATGGTCATGAAAATTATCACGCCAAGAAAGATCCGCGCCGCGAGTCTCCGGTTGTGGAGGAACGCCTCTTCTCTTACGCCGACACCCAAAATTCCAATGACCTTATCTTCGGGGTTACGAATCGGCGCATAGGCGGTGATGTACCAGTCATCGACCACAAAGGCTCGGTCGGCCCATGCTTTCTGCATTTTCAGCACCTTTTCATAAACTACAGTGCTCACCCGCGTACCAACGGCCCGCGAGCCATCCTTCCCCGTTAAGCTGGTGGAAACACGGATATTTCCTTGGAAAATCGTAGCGGCTCCGATATCCATACCTTGGTAGCTCTCATCCTGGTACAGATCCTCTTTGATTTCATCGACAATCTCGCAACTCTGGTTCAGGAGTTTTGCTCCATACAGGAATCCTACAATTTTCCCCTCTTTTTGCAGGTCCACTATGGGAACCGCCGCTCCGATGACCATTCCATCGCGGTGTATACTCTTTTCTCCGGACTGGTCGGCCTTGGCAAGCTTTATCTCAGGAGACGCCCTACGCAGCATATCGGCAGATTTTCTTTCCAACTCCTCATACGTTACGATCGCCGTGCCCCGGATACATTTTTTCTCCCTCAGAGCCCGGGCCACTATCGGGTTATGGGAAATATTGTCCCCCATCTGTCCCGGATTATGTTCGCGGTAGATAACCTTGCCATTCGTATCCAACAGGGAGAGCATGTCTAACTCTCCCACTTGCCAGATGCTCCGCAGGAGTCTGTGCAAATCTTCCCTATCCCAGCTTTCAAGCGGAACGGGGACACTTCGGCGCATTGAGGTTGCCCGAAGCAGGAGACAAATATCGTCTGTGTGTTCTTTAAATATCTTGCAGGCGGAGTTGAGGTCCATGCACACTCGAGTTTGCACTTCCTCAATGATGATCCCACTGACGCTGAACATGGTAATCAGAAACAGCACGACATTGCTCACCAGGATGATCGCAATGAAGCCTATGCTCAGTCGGAACCATATTGTCCTTTTCCAATTCACAACAACACACTACCATATAATAGAACTGTCCTCAACAATAATTTCCGAAATGTGGGCGGTTCCCTTTCGACGGATTTTCAACTCGCGGCGGCGAGTTCTGAGACTGCGCCAAAAGATGGAAATATTTACGCTCTGTCATCTCCGCGAAAACAAAGATCCAGCCTTCATTGCGCTCACAATATGTCTGGATTCCAGTTTTCACGGGAATGACGCGATTTTTGTTGCGACCTTTTCTCATCTGCCCCAGCGTTCGAATCGTTTCTGAAACCTTTTTGAGAATTCATATAGCATGTTTTCCTGACCCGACAAATAAAGTCTTTTCACGCAGCAATCTTGGGCAGGACCAACGCAGAGGCCAATGTGATTTACGCCGGCGCTGCACAAACAACCTCATTTTACCATAACCGCATCCTTGTTGCATACATCTCGACAGATGCCGCACTTGATGCACAGATCAGTATTTATCTTGTGGATCTTTTTCTTTTCGCCCTCAATGGCGTTCTGCGGGCAATTTCTTGCACACAGCATACAACCGGTGCACTTCTCAGGGTCGATGTAATAGGTGATAAGGTCCTTGCATAACCCGGCCGGACACTTCTTATCCCGGACGTGGGCTTCGTACTCATCTCGGAAGTATCTAAGTGTGCTCAGTACAGGATTGGGCGCTGATCCACCCAAGGCACAGAGCGAACAGCTTGCAACCATATTACAGGTTTGTTCCAGCAGCTCAAGGACTCCCTCTTGGGCCTGGCCGCTGCAGATATCATTAAGCATTTTGTTGATTTGCATCAGTCCCTCTCGGCACGGCAGGCATTTGCCGCATGACTCGCCAACGAGGAATTCGATAAAGTATCGAGCAATGTCCACCATGCAGTCGTCCTCGTCCATTACTATCATGCCGCCTGAGCCCATCATTGAGCCTACTCTGGTAAGTTGGTCGAAATCAACCGGCAGATCGAGCAGGTTTTCCGGAATCACTCCGCCCGAAGGCCCGCCGGTCTGCACCGCCTTGAACTTTTTGCCGTTGGGAATCCCGCCGCCGATGTCGAAGATAATCTCCCGCAGGGTTATCCCCATGGCTACTTCTACCAACCCGGTGTTCTGGACCTTGCCCACCAGGGAGAAAACTTTGGTGCCTTTGCTGCCGCCCCAGGGATTGTCGGCAACGTCGCCGGTGCCGATGGAGGTAAACCACTTGGCGCCGCGCAGAATAATCAAAGGCACGTTGGCATAGGTCTCTACATTGTTAAGGCTGGTGGGTCGGTCCCACAGGCCGTGTTCTACGGTGTGAATGTACTTAGCGCGCGGCTCGCCAACTCTACCTTCCATGGAAGCCATCAAGGCCGTGGACTCGCCGCACACGAAGGCGCCGGCTCCACAATGGATGGTGACATCGAAATCGAAGCCCCGGTCGAAGATATTCTTGCCCAGAAGGCCGTACTCGCGCGCGTCGGCGATAGCTCTTTCCAGACGCTTGAGGGCAAGGGGGTACTCATGGCGGATGTAGATATATCCATTGCTGGATCCGATGGCATAGGCGGCAATGATCATGCCCTCCAGCACAGAGTGAGGATCCCCCTCGATGATACTGCGGTCCATATATGCGCCAGGATCGCCTTCGTCCGCGTTGCAGACGACGTATTTAGGTTCTCCGGGTGTCTCACGGCATGTTTTCCACTTGATACCGGTAGGGAAGCCCCCGCCTCCGCGCCCGCGAAGTCCAGAAGCAATCATCTCCCGGACAACCTCCTCGGGTTTCATTTCGGCAAGCGCCTTGGCCAAGGCTTTGTAACCACCCCTGGCGATATACTCCTCAATCACCTCCGGGTCAATTAGGCCGCGGTTGCGAAGTGCGAGAAGGCGCTGCTTTTTAAAGAAACCGATATCGCTCATCTTAGGTACGACAGACTCTTCGGCTGGCGGCGTGTACATTAGCTCCTTAACCGGCCGGCCCTTGAGCATGTGCTCTTCGACAAGGTGAGGAATGTCTTTCTCTTTGAGACGCTGATAGAAGATTTCGTCCGGCTTGACTACCATGACTGGCCCCTGGGCACAGAAGCCATTGCATCCGGTCATGACCACGGTCACCTCGTCGGTGAGATTGTGCTTGGCCAGCTCACGCTCCAGGGCGTCCTTGATCTTGTAAGAACCGCTTGAGACGCAGCCGGTTCCGGCGCAGAGCATAAGATGCATGCGGTAACCGTCCGACTCCTTGTCAACAGATGACTTTCCCTCTACGTTATTGATTGGCATTGTACTCATAATGTCTGCTCGCTTCCTATTGCCAGGGCATAATCTTTGACGACGTTTCCCTTCATAACATGCTCGTCGAAAATTTTAGCTACCTTCTTTTTATCAAGCTCCACGTATTTTACAGGGGCTTGCTCGACTACCTCGACAGTCATCATTGGCTCGCGACTGCAGAAACCCGCACAGCCAGAGGTGGTGACGATGATGTCGCTGGCATCTACCTCCTCCACGCAGCGCATGACCTCGGCCATTATTTTCCGTGCGCCGGCCGCGATCCCGCAGGTGCCCATGTGCACCGTGATCTTGACCCGCCCTGCCCCATCTCTCAGGGACATAGTTTTCTTTTTTTGCTCCATGATCTTGTCGAGATCTTCAATTTTCAATTTGGCCATCTATTGCCTCCATAAAAGATGTTATCATGCTTGCTCAGCTTTTCGTTTCTTATTCAGGATTCTATTCACTTTTACCGAAGAGGTGTTGCCATATACTTCTCCGTCAATGGTCACCACTGGAGCCAATCCGCAGCATCCCACGCAGCGCACGGACTCGAGACTGAAGAGAAGATCCTCTGTTGTTCCTCCCTCCTCCACGCCAAGATCCCGCTTTATGTTCTCGAGAATCCGGGTTCCTCCCTTGACATGACAGGCCGTGCCGGTGCACACGCAGATGGTGTGCTTGCCCCTGGGCTTGAGTGTGAAGCCTTTGTAGAACGTGGCGATGTGGAAGATGCGGTTCAGGGGTACATCCAGCTCTTCGGCGAGCGTTCTGGCAATATGCATTGGGATGTGGCGGTAGCGCTCCTGAACATCCTGGAGTATCTCAATCAGATTGCTTTTATCACGTTTCCATCGGGTCAATATGTTGTCAAGTATGTTATCCGGTTTGGCTATCTGCGTTTCCATTAAACTTTCTCCTTTTCCTTTTGGTGGTTTCCTTTCATGCTACCTTCTTCAGCTTTGCCAGCAGGAACTCGCCTACCATTTCATCAATAAGATTTTCCCGCCAAGGCGCATTCTTCTCTAATTCATGGATGTTCTTCTGTCTAACGTCCCCGCCATTTATTTTCTCCTTGATCCGTCCAATCTCCTGCTCTATCCACTTTCTTGCTCTTTCCCCGTACAGGAGGTTCACCAGCCCTGACGGTAGATCGAGGGGTTTTATCATGAACAGCCACCCGCTGACGTATGGCGACTGGTTCAACAGCCCCGGCTGTTCCAGCAGCCTTTCGTTTGTTGCGATAACCTGTCCTGATACCGGTGCCAGGAAGCTAATCCGCCCAGTATCAAGGCGGATATCACAGACTGGCGTACCCTCGAAAACGGTCTCGCCAGGACTCGGCAGCCGCACACCCCGGACGGAGCCTATTAGCCACTGCCCAAAGTCGTCCAGGCCCACGCGAACATCGCCGTCGCGTTCTACGCGAACCCAGGCATGGTTTCTGTGATAGTGCATCCCTTGGGGAAAACGGAAACCTTCAATCAAGTGCGAATCATCGGCGGGAAGACTCCAGTCTGGTTCGGCCGAGTCCTCCATCATCTGCTGAAAAGAGCAATTAGCGCAGTTGAACCCGTTGAGACACAACTTGTAGGAAATTTCCCCTGTCAACATGTAGCGGCATTTGCGTGCCGAGGCGGGCAGTTTCTTGAAAAACTCTTCGAACTCGGCGCGTCGCTTCTCGACCTCCTCCCAATTTGGGGATGGGGAAGCATGCGGTTGAACCAGCACCGGCCCGTCGACCAGTGCCTGATGCAGGGAACAGCGCTCGCACTCGTAATTAAGCGTGCAGAGCCTGTATGAGATAACGCCCGCGTCAACCCACACACACTGTCTGGCCGAGGTGGGCGTCAATTCCGTTTTATTCGCTTGTTTCCCAGACATGACTTACCTCCTGAGCTTCCTAGCTCGATTTGGCTCCCGAAAAAAACATATCGGTGAGCCGGTTCCAGCTCTCCTTATCGAGAGTTCTGGAAAAGTTTTGCAGCAACTCGCCGCCGTCGGACAATGCAGCGCTTTCGCACTCAGTCAAGACGCTGAACAGGGAGTCCGACTCGTCTTGAGTCCACTGGCTGGCTTTGTCCGGACCGATGAGACTACTCGCATCCTTGTAAGAATTCGCCGGCTCCATCGTATAGAGCCAACCCCGGTCGTAGCAGTCCTCATTGATAAGTGAGGGATTATCCTCTAAGGCGGGATTGATGTGGATTATCCTGCCCGATATAGGGAAGAGCATGGTGGCACGGTGCCCATTGCTGGATGCATTCAGGGCTGGGTCTCCGCGGTGTACCAAATCGCCCGGCATAGCTCTGAGCGCTATCTTGGTAATGCCTCCAATGATTTTCTGGGCGAAATCGTCCAGTCCCACGCGTGCGTGTTCTTTCGAGATCTTTGCCCAAGTGTGGCCTTGGTAATAATTGCGGTCTTCTATCAGAGTGAAATGGCTAACTTGCTTGGGCCGCTGGCGCAGACCGGGCGCCAAAGCTAAGACCGGATGCGTCCCCAACTCGTCGAATAGACGTTGATCCACCTCGCAGGTGGCGCAATCGAAATTGTTGGGGCATACCTTGTAGGAAATCAATCCCATGCGAGAGTACCGGCAGAGCCGCTGGCTTTCCCCAAGCTCCTTCTTCCACCGCTCCTTTGTCACCGTCTCCATCTGCATGGCTCCCGTCGGGCACACATAAGTACAGGCGCCGCAGCCGATGCAGGCTTCAGGATGTATATAGAAGGGCGTTCCGACCACCCGAGTGCCGCCGCGGCCCTCGAAGCCGATAGCGGATGCGCCTACAATCTCGTCGCATACGCGGACACACAATCCGCACAGCACGCAGCTGCTCGGCTCGTCGATGGTTTTGAAACGTGACTTGGTAACGCCCAGCGAGGCCGCTATCTCCTGTACCTTCTTCACCTCAGGACACCTGGCCAGGAGAAGCTCGGCCATCAGCGCACGGTTACGGAGCACTTCATCGGTGTTAGTGCGAATCTCAAGACCTTCACTAGCGGGGAAATTGCAAGAGGTCACTAACTTGGTACGCTTGCCGCGTTTCACCTCCACGATGCACATGCGGCAAACGCCATAGGGCTCCAACCCGTCCATTTGACACAAGGTAGGAACATCGATACCCATATCCCGTATGGGCTTCAGGATTGGCTCCCGATCCTCTGCTTTTACTTCATGTCCGTTGATTTTTATGGTTACCAGTGGCATATTTTTCTCCTCTTTTCTTTATCTTTCGTTTGCATCTACAGTAGAGATAAGCAATTTACGTGCCAATGCCCCGAAAGAGGAATAAAGGCTTGCAAACAAAGCAAAAACAGCCTCATCGGGTGACCCTATGGTTGGACCGAAGCGTTG belongs to Candidatus Zixiibacteriota bacterium and includes:
- a CDS encoding cache domain-containing protein — protein: MNWKRTIWFRLSIGFIAIILVSNVVLFLITMFSVSGIIIEEVQTRVCMDLNSACKIFKEHTDDICLLLRATSMRRSVPVPLESWDREDLHRLLRSIWQVGELDMLSLLDTNGKVIYREHNPGQMGDNISHNPIVARALREKKCIRGTAIVTYEELERKSADMLRRASPEIKLAKADQSGEKSIHRDGMVIGAAVPIVDLQKEGKIVGFLYGAKLLNQSCEIVDEIKEDLYQDESYQGMDIGAATIFQGNIRVSTSLTGKDGSRAVGTRVSTVVYEKVLKMQKAWADRAFVVDDWYITAYAPIRNPEDKVIGILGVGVREEAFLHNRRLAARIFLGVIIFMTIISLVLLALATRTILRPIGRIIKMSGKIVVGDLSARVNIRPPGEMGMLCLAIDQMADAVAQREETLEQITRRQIGESKKMASIGRMAAGIAHEINNPLTGLLTFEHLLKSEKGLSDKGKEYLEIMYNETSRMREIVMGLLNFARESSLEMKPLDVNEMIQQWLKLLRNQKEFKDITIKEKFAEGLSKVNGDANQLQQVFVNLSLNACEAMPEGGILSISTSEKNGKVLISIEDTGCGIKEDHLEMIFEPFFTTKSVGKGTGLGLSVSYAIVSKHGGILKVDSKEGEGTVFTISLPIKSG
- a CDS encoding NADH-quinone oxidoreductase subunit NuoF — translated: MPINNVEGKSSVDKESDGYRMHLMLCAGTGCVSSGSYKIKDALERELAKHNLTDEVTVVMTGCNGFCAQGPVMVVKPDEIFYQRLKEKDIPHLVEEHMLKGRPVKELMYTPPAEESVVPKMSDIGFFKKQRLLALRNRGLIDPEVIEEYIARGGYKALAKALAEMKPEEVVREMIASGLRGRGGGGFPTGIKWKTCRETPGEPKYVVCNADEGDPGAYMDRSIIEGDPHSVLEGMIIAAYAIGSSNGYIYIRHEYPLALKRLERAIADAREYGLLGKNIFDRGFDFDVTIHCGAGAFVCGESTALMASMEGRVGEPRAKYIHTVEHGLWDRPTSLNNVETYANVPLIILRGAKWFTSIGTGDVADNPWGGSKGTKVFSLVGKVQNTGLVEVAMGITLREIIFDIGGGIPNGKKFKAVQTGGPSGGVIPENLLDLPVDFDQLTRVGSMMGSGGMIVMDEDDCMVDIARYFIEFLVGESCGKCLPCREGLMQINKMLNDICSGQAQEGVLELLEQTCNMVASCSLCALGGSAPNPVLSTLRYFRDEYEAHVRDKKCPAGLCKDLITYYIDPEKCTGCMLCARNCPQNAIEGEKKKIHKINTDLCIKCGICRDVCNKDAVMVK
- a CDS encoding (2Fe-2S) ferredoxin domain-containing protein; protein product: MAKLKIEDLDKIMEQKKKTMSLRDGAGRVKITVHMGTCGIAAGARKIMAEVMRCVEEVDASDIIVTTSGCAGFCSREPMMTVEVVEQAPVKYVELDKKKVAKIFDEHVMKGNVVKDYALAIGSEQTL
- a CDS encoding NAD(P)H-dependent oxidoreductase subunit E; protein product: METQIAKPDNILDNILTRWKRDKSNLIEILQDVQERYRHIPMHIARTLAEELDVPLNRIFHIATFYKGFTLKPRGKHTICVCTGTACHVKGGTRILENIKRDLGVEEGGTTEDLLFSLESVRCVGCCGLAPVVTIDGEVYGNTSSVKVNRILNKKRKAEQA
- a CDS encoding glycine cleavage system protein H gives rise to the protein MSGKQANKTELTPTSARQCVWVDAGVISYRLCTLNYECERCSLHQALVDGPVLVQPHASPSPNWEEVEKRRAEFEEFFKKLPASARKCRYMLTGEISYKLCLNGFNCANCSFQQMMEDSAEPDWSLPADDSHLIEGFRFPQGMHYHRNHAWVRVERDGDVRVGLDDFGQWLIGSVRGVRLPSPGETVFEGTPVCDIRLDTGRISFLAPVSGQVIATNERLLEQPGLLNQSPYVSGWLFMIKPLDLPSGLVNLLYGERARKWIEQEIGRIKEKINGGDVRQKNIHELEKNAPWRENLIDEMVGEFLLAKLKKVA
- a CDS encoding (2Fe-2S)-binding protein, which translates into the protein MPLVTIKINGHEVKAEDREPILKPIRDMGIDVPTLCQMDGLEPYGVCRMCIVEVKRGKRTKLVTSCNFPASEGLEIRTNTDEVLRNRALMAELLLARCPEVKKVQEIAASLGVTKSRFKTIDEPSSCVLCGLCVRVCDEIVGASAIGFEGRGGTRVVGTPFYIHPEACIGCGACTYVCPTGAMQMETVTKERWKKELGESQRLCRYSRMGLISYKVCPNNFDCATCEVDQRLFDELGTHPVLALAPGLRQRPKQVSHFTLIEDRNYYQGHTWAKISKEHARVGLDDFAQKIIGGITKIALRAMPGDLVHRGDPALNASSNGHRATMLFPISGRIIHINPALEDNPSLINEDCYDRGWLYTMEPANSYKDASSLIGPDKASQWTQDESDSLFSVLTECESAALSDGGELLQNFSRTLDKESWNRLTDMFFSGAKSS